One region of gamma proteobacterium HIMB55 genomic DNA includes:
- a CDS encoding 3-phosphoshikimate 1-carboxyvinyltransferase (PFAM: EPSP synthase (3-phosphoshikimate 1-carboxyvinyltransferase)~TIGRFAM: 3-phosphoshikimate 1-carboxyvinyltransferase): MKFLVEPGGSLTGSLRVPGDKSMSHRTVMLGALAEGTTVATGFLEGQDALCTVQAFRDMGVTIRGPKQGKIEIDGVGMHGLKAPADVLDMGNSGTSIRLLSGLLAAQPFDSTMTGDVSLQKRPMGRVTTPLAEMGAVIESDEGRPPLHIKGGKGLKSIHYEMPVASAQVKSCVLLAGLYAEGRTSVTEPAPTRDHTERMLRGFGYEVDCENEVISVQGGGALKATTLDIPADISSAAFFLVAASIAEGSDLTLEHVGMNPTRSGVITILTLMGADIEVMNEREVGGEPVADLRVRSAPLTGIDIPEDLVPLAIDEFPVLFIAAACASGKTTLSGAEELRVKESDRIASMAEGLTTLGVENEVMPDGIVITGGSMSGGEVNTFHDHRIAMSFSVAALRARGPIQVNDCDHVATSFPDFAALARGAGLGITEVS, translated from the coding sequence ATGAAGTTTTTGGTCGAGCCCGGTGGTTCGCTGACGGGCTCTTTACGTGTGCCGGGTGATAAATCGATGTCTCATCGTACGGTCATGCTGGGTGCGCTCGCGGAGGGAACCACGGTTGCCACGGGTTTCTTGGAAGGCCAAGACGCGCTTTGCACCGTGCAAGCGTTTCGCGATATGGGTGTCACTATTCGAGGACCCAAGCAAGGCAAAATCGAGATTGACGGGGTAGGGATGCACGGTTTGAAAGCCCCTGCCGATGTGCTCGATATGGGGAATTCGGGAACCAGTATCCGACTTTTGAGCGGATTGCTTGCGGCTCAACCATTCGATTCAACGATGACTGGCGATGTGTCGTTACAGAAGCGACCCATGGGTCGCGTCACGACACCCCTTGCGGAAATGGGCGCGGTCATTGAAAGCGACGAGGGGCGACCTCCGCTGCACATTAAAGGTGGCAAAGGCCTAAAGAGCATTCATTACGAAATGCCGGTTGCCAGTGCTCAGGTAAAGTCCTGCGTCCTTTTAGCGGGTCTCTATGCCGAGGGGCGAACGTCGGTAACCGAGCCTGCGCCAACGCGCGATCATACCGAGCGCATGCTCCGTGGCTTTGGCTACGAAGTGGATTGCGAAAACGAAGTGATCAGTGTCCAGGGCGGGGGTGCTTTGAAGGCGACAACGCTGGATATTCCTGCAGATATCTCGTCTGCGGCGTTCTTCTTGGTCGCGGCTTCGATTGCCGAGGGCTCAGACCTGACCTTGGAGCACGTTGGGATGAACCCGACTCGATCGGGTGTGATTACTATTCTGACGCTCATGGGTGCGGACATCGAGGTGATGAATGAGCGCGAAGTTGGCGGTGAGCCGGTGGCAGATTTGCGCGTGCGTTCTGCACCTTTAACCGGCATTGATATCCCTGAGGACTTAGTGCCGCTAGCGATCGATGAGTTTCCGGTTCTGTTTATTGCAGCTGCTTGTGCTTCTGGAAAGACGACCTTGTCAGGTGCGGAGGAGCTCCGGGTTAAGGAGAGCGATCGTATTGCCTCGATGGCTGAGGGTTTGACAACACTGGGTGTCGAAAACGAGGTGATGCCAGACGGCATTGTCATTACCGGTGGTTCAATGTCAGGTGGAGAGGTGAACACTTTCCACGATCACCGAATTGCGATGTCTTTCTCGGTTGCGGCATTGCGCGCGAGAGGCCCTATTCAAGTGAACGACTGCGATCATGTCGCGACGTCATTTCCCGACTTTGCTGCACTCGCACGAGGCGCGGGATTGGGCATTACAGAGGTAAGTTAA